The Thermodesulfobacteriota bacterium genome has a window encoding:
- a CDS encoding TonB-dependent receptor — MLLAALALATLAQARTDEEKLAEVEAMFASPYGEEMVYRTDRLLLIATDTMRPLHKAPATATVITAQDIADMGATDLAQALEMVPGLHVGLSVLNRMNATYAIRGMATQTNPHVLLLVDGVPVTATYTGSRPESFRLPVANISRIEVVRGPGSAVYGADAFAGTINVVTRESWDLDGTRTGLRLGSFDTSEAWLQHGDSYGDWHLATSLELLESQGDRHRILESDQQSLFDTRFNIPNGYPAASLTPAALDSFYRIGNGQLTVKHGGWTGRLWGWLQDHGGMGAGATQTVAKNEIQVAYLRGELAYRFEDLAPHLDGSLRLVGSSYRRQPHFQLFPPGSILPIGTDGNIGTTPLAGYVRFPAGVNGWPSGTERAIGFDLVMAYAGWPDHRLRYGAGFRYVDEDAAAEQNFGLGILDARTVTLLPPPFINPGPVDLTGVTGTDAIFMNDQRRQQGFISLQDEWTLSRNWELVLGGRYDRYSDFGSTFNPRLGLIWDLAADLTGKLLYGRAFRPPSLLELYTRNNPATTGNPDLDPETIDSLELALDWQAAAALRGMVTLYAYQVDNLIEFIQTTPGSPAFVSQNARGQDGHGVEAEVEWRPAAAWRLRANVAWQAAADDAAGAPAAGVPGLAASADAHWRFLADWSVNGQVNWIGNRDRDRVAGDNRDEVPDYALVDAVLRWQPRHRPWQAAVAARNLFDTDAREPSPWGRQGAALPGDVPLAGRSLMLELQYRL, encoded by the coding sequence GTGCTTCTGGCGGCCCTGGCCCTGGCCACTTTGGCCCAGGCTCGCACCGACGAGGAGAAGCTGGCCGAGGTGGAGGCCATGTTCGCCTCCCCTTACGGCGAGGAGATGGTCTATCGCACCGACCGGCTGCTGCTCATCGCTACCGATACCATGCGGCCTTTGCACAAGGCACCGGCCACCGCCACGGTCATTACGGCCCAGGACATCGCCGACATGGGTGCTACCGATCTGGCCCAGGCCCTGGAGATGGTGCCCGGACTGCACGTGGGGCTGTCGGTCCTCAACCGCATGAATGCCACCTATGCCATCCGGGGCATGGCCACCCAGACCAATCCCCACGTGCTGCTGCTGGTGGACGGGGTACCGGTCACCGCCACCTACACCGGCTCGCGGCCGGAGAGCTTCCGGCTGCCGGTGGCCAATATCAGCCGCATCGAGGTGGTGCGGGGGCCGGGCTCGGCGGTGTACGGCGCCGATGCCTTTGCCGGCACCATCAACGTCGTCACCAGGGAGTCCTGGGATCTGGACGGCACCCGGACCGGGCTGCGGCTGGGCTCCTTTGACACCAGCGAGGCCTGGCTCCAGCACGGGGATTCCTATGGCGACTGGCATCTGGCCACCAGTCTCGAGCTCCTGGAGAGCCAGGGGGATCGCCACCGGATCCTGGAGAGCGACCAGCAGAGCCTCTTCGATACCCGTTTCAACATTCCCAACGGCTACCCGGCCGCCAGCCTGACGCCCGCCGCCCTGGATTCCTTCTACCGGATCGGCAACGGCCAGCTCACCGTCAAGCACGGCGGCTGGACCGGCCGACTCTGGGGCTGGCTGCAGGATCACGGCGGCATGGGCGCTGGTGCCACCCAGACGGTGGCCAAGAACGAGATCCAGGTCGCCTACCTGCGGGGCGAGCTGGCCTACCGCTTCGAGGATCTGGCGCCGCATCTGGACGGCAGCCTGCGCCTGGTCGGCAGCTCCTACCGCCGGCAGCCCCACTTCCAGCTCTTTCCGCCCGGCAGCATCCTGCCCATTGGCACCGATGGCAACATCGGCACGACCCCGCTGGCGGGATACGTCCGCTTTCCGGCCGGGGTCAACGGCTGGCCATCGGGAACCGAGCGGGCCATCGGCTTCGATCTGGTCATGGCCTATGCCGGCTGGCCCGACCACCGGCTGCGCTACGGCGCCGGCTTCCGCTATGTGGATGAGGACGCGGCGGCGGAGCAGAACTTCGGCCTTGGCATCCTGGACGCCCGCACGGTGACCCTGCTGCCGCCGCCGTTCATCAATCCCGGGCCGGTGGACCTCACCGGCGTCACCGGTACGGACGCCATCTTCATGAACGACCAGCGGCGGCAGCAGGGCTTCATCTCCCTCCAGGATGAATGGACCCTGAGCCGGAACTGGGAGCTGGTCCTGGGCGGCCGTTATGACCGCTATTCAGACTTCGGCTCGACCTTCAATCCGCGGCTGGGGCTGATCTGGGATCTCGCCGCCGATCTGACCGGCAAGCTCCTTTATGGCCGCGCCTTCCGGCCGCCGTCCCTCCTGGAGCTCTACACCCGCAACAACCCGGCCACCACCGGCAACCCGGACCTGGATCCGGAGACCATCGACAGCCTGGAGCTGGCCCTGGACTGGCAAGCGGCGGCGGCTCTGCGGGGGATGGTCACCCTGTACGCCTACCAGGTCGACAACCTCATCGAGTTTATCCAGACCACCCCCGGCAGCCCGGCCTTTGTCTCCCAGAACGCCCGGGGACAGGACGGCCACGGGGTGGAGGCCGAGGTGGAATGGCGGCCCGCGGCTGCCTGGCGGCTGCGGGCCAATGTGGCCTGGCAGGCTGCCGCGGACGACGCTGCCGGTGCGCCGGCAGCCGGGGTTCCGGGCCTGGCCGCCTCGGCGGATGCCCATTGGCGTTTTCTGGCGGACTGGTCCGTGAACGGCCAGGTCAACTGGATCGGCAACCGGGATCGGGACCGCGTCGCTGGCGACAACCGGGACGAGGTGCCGGACTACGCCCTGGTGGATGCGGTGCTGCGGTGGCAGCCACGGCACCGCCCCTGGCAGGCGGCGGTAGCGGCGCGCAACCTTTTCGACACCGATGCCCGGGAGCCCAGCCCCTGGGGCCGCCAGGGGGCAGCGCTCCCCGGGGACGTCCCGCTGGCCGGCCGCAGCCTGATGCTCGAGCTGCAATACCGCTTGTAG
- a CDS encoding DUF6516 family protein, translating into MLLTEYAARLARIVDDFSRTGLIVDSSIAVDSRAPKIGVVRGAITFADESRLFLTEYLDLRYRPEKLSYAFQYQDGQGALRFRYDNARHKPALSCPDHKHLGDGSTVIARPPELETILVEIMDDFMDIRCPEGKHPCIG; encoded by the coding sequence ATGTTGCTCACTGAGTACGCGGCCAGGCTGGCGAGGATCGTGGACGATTTCTCCCGGACGGGTCTCATCGTGGATTCCTCTATCGCCGTTGATAGTCGAGCCCCCAAGATCGGGGTCGTTCGTGGCGCCATAACCTTTGCGGATGAGTCCCGGCTCTTCCTCACGGAGTACCTCGACCTCAGGTACAGGCCGGAGAAGCTCTCGTATGCCTTCCAGTATCAGGACGGGCAGGGAGCGCTACGCTTCCGCTACGACAATGCACGGCATAAGCCGGCACTCTCGTGTCCTGATCACAAGCATCTTGGGGACGGCAGCACAGTGATTGCCAGGCCTCCGGAGCTGGAAACCATTCTCGTCGAGATCATGGACGACTTCATGGATATCCGCTGCCCAGAGGGCAAACATCCCTGTATCGGATGA
- a CDS encoding diguanylate cyclase — protein MSILIVEKDPTTSDLIRQLLEQGGYTGILTRATAQEVASCLGLDDSLQPSVAVDLVILDVVLPDASGLDLCARIREKERWSDLPVIAVTSRATSEDLHLAFAAGINDYLIKPINEAELLARVRAALRLKYETDRRKARERELAEGNKQLLEANRILQRRSAIDGLTGITNRRHFEELYDLEWRRAVRYQSPLGLIMIDIDFFKAYNDTNGHRQGDDCLIQVAGALQGVIHRPGDLLARYGGEEFVAVLPATPLDGGRHVAEAMLESVQARAIPHPGSTAGPVVTVSLGVAAVTPSRLHQPSILVSAADRALYRAKQAGRNRVMVSDELGPA, from the coding sequence ATGAGCATCCTCATCGTCGAAAAGGATCCCACCACCTCGGATCTCATCCGCCAACTGTTGGAACAGGGCGGCTACACGGGCATCCTGACCAGGGCCACGGCCCAGGAGGTGGCATCCTGTCTGGGCCTTGACGATTCTTTGCAGCCGTCGGTGGCCGTGGATCTGGTGATTCTGGACGTGGTGCTGCCGGACGCCAGCGGCCTGGACCTGTGCGCCCGCATCCGGGAGAAGGAGCGCTGGTCCGACCTGCCGGTGATTGCCGTCACCAGCCGGGCCACCTCGGAGGATCTCCATCTCGCCTTTGCCGCCGGCATCAACGACTATCTGATCAAGCCGATCAACGAGGCCGAGCTCCTGGCCCGGGTGCGCGCCGCCTTGCGCCTCAAGTACGAGACCGACCGCCGCAAGGCCCGGGAGCGGGAGCTGGCCGAAGGCAACAAGCAGCTCCTGGAGGCCAACCGCATCCTCCAGCGCCGCTCGGCCATCGACGGGCTCACCGGCATCACCAACCGCCGCCATTTCGAGGAGCTGTACGATCTGGAGTGGCGGCGGGCGGTGCGCTACCAGAGCCCGTTGGGCCTGATCATGATCGACATCGATTTCTTCAAGGCGTACAACGACACCAACGGCCATCGCCAGGGGGACGACTGCCTGATCCAGGTGGCCGGCGCCCTGCAAGGCGTCATCCACCGGCCCGGTGATCTCCTGGCCCGTTACGGTGGCGAGGAGTTCGTGGCGGTGCTGCCGGCCACGCCCCTGGACGGCGGCCGCCACGTCGCCGAGGCCATGCTGGAGTCGGTCCAGGCCCGGGCCATCCCGCATCCGGGCTCGACAGCCGGGCCGGTGGTGACGGTGAGCCTGGGGGTGGCTGCCGTGACCCCCAGCCGCCTGCACCAGCCATCCATCCTGGTCAGTGCCGCCGATCGGGCCCTCTACCGGGCCAAGCAGGCAGGCCGCAACCGGGTGATGGTGAGCGACGAGCTCGGTCCCGCCTGA
- a CDS encoding V-type ATP synthase subunit D, translated as MIGQGASKTTLREERQRLALYRQYLPSLELKRRQFLWELNRARAAEAELAAALAALRQQASDWLACLGGCRQDLRGLVRVAGVELEEESVLGLRLPRLASVEVARADYPFLVLPLWVDALADYLARAAELEVARQVAGRRTSLLAAGLRQITQRVNLFEQVLIPSAQAAIRRITIFLGDAERSAVVRGKQAKAKAGRGRRSWPSSP; from the coding sequence GTGATCGGCCAGGGTGCCAGCAAGACAACCTTGCGGGAAGAGCGGCAACGGCTGGCCCTGTACCGCCAGTATCTGCCCTCCCTGGAGCTGAAGCGGCGCCAGTTTCTCTGGGAGCTGAACCGGGCGCGGGCAGCGGAGGCGGAGCTGGCAGCGGCCCTGGCCGCGTTGCGGCAGCAGGCGTCGGACTGGCTGGCCTGTCTTGGCGGCTGCCGGCAGGACCTCCGCGGTCTGGTGCGGGTGGCCGGGGTGGAGCTGGAGGAGGAGAGCGTTCTGGGGCTGCGGCTGCCCCGCCTGGCCAGTGTGGAGGTAGCGCGGGCTGACTACCCGTTCCTGGTGCTGCCCCTGTGGGTGGACGCCCTGGCAGACTATCTGGCCCGGGCGGCGGAGCTGGAGGTGGCCCGGCAGGTGGCCGGCAGGCGCACCAGCCTTCTGGCTGCGGGCCTGCGGCAGATCACCCAGCGGGTCAACCTCTTCGAGCAGGTGCTGATCCCCAGCGCCCAGGCGGCCATCCGCCGCATCACCATCTTCCTGGGGGATGCGGAGCGCTCGGCGGTGGTGCGGGGCAAGCAGGCCAAGGCCAAAGCCGGCCGGGGGAGGAGGTCATGGCCATCGTCCCCCTAG
- a CDS encoding V-type ATP synthase subunit I produces the protein MAIVPLARVTLCGPSADKEAVLAGLQDLGCCHLEGAPAHEQAGADRFLSPTAHRAFQYLARCPNRRRQVLDPAGFHPRTVEAEALAIEERLRVLDEERDHLTMHIRALAPWGDFAFDDPFLLGELRLWFYIVPLYRLAEVAALDLVWQVVHQDGLDAYVVVIAGEEPQGLPVPRVHTGSRSLAELRQRLEEVEAEQEDLHWRRAGLTRWLSLFGQVLAAADDAAALAEALRLTSDQGGLFVLEAWSPEDRVGALAAFCRQQGIVLVARPVEPGDRPPTLLANEGVLAGGELLVRFYTTPAYHLWDPSRLVAASFVLFFAMIVADAGYGLALGLLWLAGRRRWGCRQPRLCQLAGLMILATVGYGTLVGSYFGLPPPAGPLASLVILDLTARPAMMAVSVVIGAGHLLLGQAINLARARTAGERLAAGGWIMILAGGLAAAGGWWQPAWTGLAAAGWPLLAAGSLTVLVFSSSRPFRQAGWRDLLGRLLDGALALTNLSRAFGDVLSYLRLFALGLASAQLAMTFNELAASASRALPVLGSLVAAVIAVAGHSLNAGLAVMGGVIHGLRLNLIELFGWTLTDEGRSFQAFSRKEGKPWTL, from the coding sequence ATGGCCATCGTCCCCCTAGCCCGGGTCACCCTCTGCGGTCCGTCTGCGGACAAGGAGGCGGTGCTGGCCGGCCTCCAGGATCTGGGCTGCTGCCATCTGGAAGGGGCGCCCGCCCACGAGCAGGCCGGGGCAGACCGTTTCCTGTCGCCCACCGCCCACCGCGCCTTCCAGTATCTGGCCCGCTGTCCGAACCGCCGGCGGCAGGTCCTGGACCCGGCCGGCTTCCATCCCCGGACCGTGGAGGCCGAGGCCCTGGCCATCGAGGAGCGCCTGCGGGTCCTGGACGAGGAGCGGGACCATCTGACCATGCACATCCGGGCCCTGGCGCCCTGGGGTGACTTCGCCTTCGACGACCCCTTCCTTCTGGGCGAGCTGCGGCTGTGGTTCTATATCGTGCCCCTGTACCGCCTGGCCGAGGTGGCGGCCTTGGACCTCGTCTGGCAGGTGGTGCACCAGGACGGCCTGGATGCCTATGTGGTGGTGATCGCCGGCGAGGAGCCCCAGGGGCTGCCGGTGCCGCGGGTCCATACCGGCAGCCGCTCTCTGGCCGAGCTGCGGCAGCGGCTGGAGGAGGTGGAGGCGGAGCAGGAGGATCTCCACTGGCGGCGGGCAGGGCTCACCCGTTGGCTGTCCCTGTTCGGCCAGGTGCTGGCGGCGGCGGATGATGCCGCGGCCCTGGCCGAGGCCTTGCGCCTGACCTCGGACCAGGGCGGCCTCTTTGTGCTGGAGGCGTGGAGCCCCGAGGACCGGGTGGGGGCGCTGGCCGCCTTCTGCCGGCAGCAGGGCATCGTGCTTGTTGCTCGACCGGTGGAGCCCGGGGATCGGCCGCCGACCCTCTTGGCCAACGAGGGCGTCCTGGCCGGCGGCGAGCTCCTGGTGCGCTTCTACACCACCCCGGCCTACCACCTGTGGGATCCTTCCCGGCTGGTCGCTGCCTCCTTCGTGCTCTTTTTTGCCATGATCGTGGCCGATGCCGGCTATGGCCTGGCGCTGGGCCTCCTGTGGCTGGCCGGCCGCCGGCGCTGGGGCTGCCGCCAGCCCCGGCTCTGCCAGCTGGCAGGGCTCATGATCCTGGCGACAGTCGGCTACGGCACCCTGGTGGGCTCCTACTTCGGCCTGCCGCCGCCGGCGGGTCCGCTGGCCAGCCTCGTCATCCTGGACCTGACGGCGCGGCCGGCGATGATGGCGGTCTCCGTTGTCATCGGCGCCGGCCATTTGCTGCTGGGGCAAGCCATCAACCTCGCCCGCGCCCGGACCGCCGGGGAACGGCTGGCAGCTGGCGGCTGGATCATGATCCTCGCCGGCGGCCTGGCGGCGGCCGGCGGCTGGTGGCAGCCGGCCTGGACCGGGCTGGCTGCCGCGGGTTGGCCGCTCCTGGCAGCCGGCAGCCTGACGGTCCTGGTGTTCTCGAGCAGCCGGCCTTTCCGGCAGGCCGGCTGGCGGGATCTTCTGGGCCGCCTGCTGGATGGCGCCCTGGCGCTCACCAACCTCAGCCGGGCCTTCGGCGATGTCTTGAGCTACCTGCGGCTCTTTGCCCTTGGCCTGGCCTCGGCCCAGCTGGCCATGACCTTCAACGAGCTGGCCGCCAGCGCCAGCCGGGCGCTGCCGGTCCTGGGCAGCCTGGTGGCCGCCGTCATTGCGGTGGCCGGTCACAGCCTGAACGCCGGGCTGGCGGTGATGGGCGGCGTCATCCACGGCCTCAGGCTCAACCTCATCGAGCTCTTCGGCTGGACCCTCACCGATGAGGGACGATCCTTTCAGGCCTTTTCCCGCAAGGAGGGCAAGCCATGGACTCTGTGA
- a CDS encoding ATP synthase subunit C has product MDSVILTLGWLGIYAPMALAAMGSIIGCARAGQAACGALLDTEANHGRYIGVSAMPSSQTIYGIVVMLSLNRPVSLASAPGLFAVGGLAGLALLVSAVLQGDACASAIQVSKHKPEIFGISVAPAAIVEGFAVFVFIFALVIGGGIPAGSTAP; this is encoded by the coding sequence ATGGACTCTGTGATCCTCACCCTGGGCTGGCTGGGCATCTACGCCCCCATGGCCCTGGCCGCCATGGGCAGCATCATCGGCTGTGCCCGGGCCGGGCAGGCGGCCTGTGGTGCCCTGCTCGACACCGAGGCCAACCACGGCCGCTACATCGGCGTCTCGGCCATGCCGTCCTCCCAGACCATCTACGGCATCGTGGTCATGCTGTCCTTGAACCGGCCGGTGAGCCTGGCGTCGGCGCCCGGCCTGTTCGCAGTGGGGGGGCTGGCTGGCCTTGCCCTCCTGGTCTCGGCGGTGCTGCAGGGCGACGCTTGCGCCTCCGCCATCCAGGTATCCAAGCACAAGCCGGAGATCTTCGGCATCTCGGTAGCGCCGGCCGCCATCGTCGAGGGCTTTGCGGTCTTTGTCTTCATCTTCGCCCTGGTGATCGGTGGCGGCATCCCAGCCGGGTCGACCGCACCATGA
- a CDS encoding ATP-binding protein, translating into MWIPRLIESQLARAAQERPVVVLTGARQSGKTSLVRKLFGDRRYVPLDLPADAHTAELDPVSFLIQYPPPLVTDEVQYAPGLFRHLKRWVDERRQENGLFLLTGSQKFPLMKGVADSLAGRVGIFELEVLSHRELKQAPEEASLLRLVVRGGFPELYEKPELEASFFYRSYLATYIERDVRALLQVGSLRNFERFIRACALRSAQLLNKAELARDVGVSPSTADQWLSVLVASNQVSLLEPWFSSRTKSLVKSPKLYLNDSGLLCFLLGIRNEGDLLVSPLAGAVWETAVYAELRKQLAPAEGTGSLFFWRDRTGEVDFLLHRGGRFRLMEAKWTETPTFRDFQAMDAAAEKLGSPWVDERVVVARTDRSYPFAPGKRVQSVDAVLE; encoded by the coding sequence ATGTGGATCCCTCGCCTCATCGAAAGCCAGCTTGCACGGGCGGCCCAGGAGCGGCCGGTCGTCGTTCTGACCGGGGCCCGTCAGAGCGGCAAGACCTCGCTCGTCCGCAAGCTGTTCGGCGACCGCCGGTATGTCCCCCTCGATCTCCCTGCCGATGCCCACACGGCGGAGTTGGATCCCGTCTCCTTCCTCATCCAGTATCCGCCACCCCTGGTCACTGACGAGGTTCAGTACGCCCCTGGCCTCTTTCGGCACCTGAAGCGGTGGGTGGATGAGCGGCGTCAGGAAAACGGCCTCTTCCTTCTCACCGGCTCGCAGAAATTCCCGCTCATGAAAGGGGTGGCTGACTCGCTCGCCGGCCGGGTGGGGATCTTCGAGCTCGAAGTTTTGTCCCATCGTGAGCTGAAGCAAGCGCCAGAAGAAGCCTCGCTCCTGCGACTGGTCGTTCGCGGTGGGTTCCCCGAGCTGTACGAGAAGCCTGAGCTTGAGGCTTCCTTCTTTTACCGGTCCTATCTGGCGACCTACATTGAGCGGGACGTGCGGGCCCTGCTGCAAGTGGGCAGCCTGCGCAACTTCGAGCGCTTCATCCGCGCCTGCGCTTTACGCTCCGCCCAGCTTCTCAACAAGGCTGAGCTGGCACGGGACGTCGGCGTCAGTCCTTCCACGGCCGATCAATGGCTCTCAGTTCTGGTCGCCTCCAATCAGGTCAGTCTGCTGGAGCCCTGGTTTTCGAGCCGCACCAAGTCCCTGGTGAAGAGCCCCAAGCTCTACCTCAACGACAGCGGATTGCTCTGCTTCCTTCTCGGGATCCGCAACGAAGGGGACTTGCTGGTCAGCCCTCTGGCCGGCGCTGTCTGGGAAACGGCGGTTTATGCCGAGCTGCGCAAGCAGCTGGCCCCCGCGGAGGGCACCGGCTCTCTTTTCTTCTGGCGCGACCGGACAGGAGAGGTGGATTTCCTGCTGCATCGGGGAGGTCGCTTCCGCCTGATGGAGGCCAAGTGGACCGAAACGCCGACGTTCAGGGACTTCCAGGCCATGGATGCCGCGGCCGAGAAGCTCGGCTCCCCTTGGGTGGACGAGAGGGTGGTTGTCGCACGGACGGATCGTTCCTATCCCTTTGCCCCAGGGAAGCGGGTCCAATCCGTCGACGCTGTTCTGGAATGA
- a CDS encoding V-type ATP synthase subunit A — MNTSISSRKPQVVAVKGNIVTVRLGPEPVRKNETAAILTGSRRLLAEVLRIRGAEADLQVLEDTTGIRVGDPVELSGELLSVSLGPGLLGRIFDGLQSPLAVLAAQHGFFLPRGVQVPALDPEHKWSFVPAVRAGDRLRPGEALGTVQEGRLRHTILVPVDVAQEVQVTWIQGGSFTVLDPVARIRTGRGEEMVRLSRRWPVRRSLTEPLLRSGRAERLFPEEPLTTTIRLVDTFFPIARGGTACIPGPFGAGKTVLQGLFARYAFADIVIVIACGERAGEVVEMIEDFGRMEDPQGGGSLMDRSIIICNTSSMPVAAREASIYTGLAIGEYYRLMGHQVLVLADSTSRWAQALRETSGNLEEIPGEEAYPAYLDAAIKEVYERAGQIRTAGGATGSLTLIGTVSPAGGNFEEPVTQSTLGTVKAFLGLSAERAYRRFYPAVDPLASWSRYRQQLAAHFDQALAPGWSDRVQRILSLLHAGDAVRRMMQVTGEEGVSPADFVLYHKALFVDMAYLQQDAFDAVDVSTAPARQKESFLFVCDLVERDYVFPGREEARAFFLRLTGLYRNLNYAAQGSPDAERLKREIEALVAAVG, encoded by the coding sequence GTGAATACGTCCATCTCTTCCCGTAAGCCCCAGGTGGTGGCGGTCAAGGGCAACATCGTCACCGTGCGCCTGGGGCCAGAGCCGGTGCGCAAGAACGAGACCGCCGCCATCCTCACCGGCAGCCGCCGCCTCCTGGCCGAGGTCCTGCGGATCCGGGGTGCGGAGGCCGATCTTCAGGTGCTCGAGGACACCACGGGCATTCGGGTGGGAGACCCGGTGGAGCTTTCCGGCGAGCTTTTGTCGGTGAGCCTGGGGCCCGGCCTCCTGGGCCGGATCTTCGATGGCCTGCAGAGCCCGCTTGCCGTGCTGGCGGCGCAGCACGGCTTCTTCCTGCCCCGGGGCGTCCAGGTGCCGGCCCTGGATCCGGAGCACAAGTGGTCCTTCGTGCCGGCGGTGCGGGCCGGCGACCGGCTGCGGCCAGGGGAAGCCCTGGGCACGGTGCAGGAGGGCCGGCTCCGGCACACGATCCTGGTACCGGTCGACGTTGCCCAGGAGGTGCAGGTGACCTGGATCCAGGGCGGCTCGTTTACGGTCCTCGATCCGGTGGCCCGGATCCGGACCGGCCGGGGCGAGGAGATGGTGCGCCTGAGCCGGCGCTGGCCGGTACGCCGCAGCCTGACCGAGCCGCTGTTGCGGTCCGGGCGCGCCGAGCGCCTCTTCCCTGAAGAGCCCCTCACCACCACCATTCGGCTGGTGGACACCTTCTTCCCCATCGCCCGGGGCGGCACCGCCTGCATCCCCGGACCCTTCGGCGCCGGCAAGACCGTTCTGCAGGGGCTCTTCGCCCGCTACGCCTTCGCCGACATCGTCATCGTCATCGCCTGCGGCGAGCGGGCCGGCGAGGTGGTGGAGATGATCGAGGATTTCGGCCGCATGGAGGATCCCCAGGGCGGCGGCTCGCTCATGGACCGGAGCATCATCATCTGCAACACCTCCTCCATGCCGGTGGCGGCGCGGGAGGCCTCCATCTACACCGGTCTGGCCATCGGCGAGTATTATCGCCTCATGGGCCATCAGGTGCTGGTGCTGGCGGACTCCACCTCCCGCTGGGCCCAGGCCCTGCGGGAGACCTCCGGCAATCTGGAGGAGATCCCCGGGGAGGAGGCCTACCCGGCCTATCTGGACGCTGCCATCAAGGAGGTCTACGAGCGAGCCGGCCAGATCCGGACCGCTGGCGGCGCAACCGGCAGCCTGACCCTGATCGGTACCGTGTCACCCGCTGGCGGCAACTTCGAAGAGCCGGTCACCCAGAGCACCCTGGGCACGGTCAAGGCCTTTCTGGGCCTGTCGGCGGAGCGGGCCTACCGCCGCTTCTACCCGGCGGTGGATCCCCTGGCCTCCTGGTCCCGTTACCGCCAACAGCTGGCCGCCCACTTCGACCAGGCCCTGGCGCCAGGCTGGAGCGACCGGGTGCAGCGGATCCTTTCTCTCCTGCACGCCGGAGACGCGGTGCGTCGCATGATGCAGGTCACCGGCGAGGAGGGGGTCAGCCCGGCGGATTTCGTTCTCTACCACAAGGCCCTCTTTGTGGATATGGCCTATCTGCAGCAGGATGCCTTCGATGCCGTGGACGTCTCCACCGCACCGGCCAGGCAGAAGGAGAGCTTCCTGTTCGTCTGCGACCTGGTGGAGCGGGACTATGTCTTCCCCGGCCGGGAAGAGGCCCGGGCCTTCTTCCTGCGCCTCACCGGCCTTTATCGCAACCTCAACTATGCCGCCCAGGGCTCCCCGGACGCCGAGCGCCTCAAAAGGGAGATCGAGGCCCTGGTAGCAGCCGTTGGCTAG
- a CDS encoding V-type ATP synthase subunit B, protein MPLPSRMLIRTRVLAIVGNLLTVRASGVGYGELAMVENPDGERSLAQVVELDAERVSLQVFAGGRGLSTGATVRFLGHPMGVTYSPHILGRIFDGAGRPRDGGPELAGEPVVAIGGPTINPLLRVLPKRMIHTRIPMIDLFNCLVEGQKIPIFSVSGEPYNALLARIAVQADADVVVFAGLGLIFDDFHHFRTVFQDAGVLGRTIMYVNLASDPVVERLLAPDLALKVAERLAVEEGRRVLVLMTDMTAYADAMKEIGIAMERVPANRGYLGDLYSQLAQRYERACELKGAGSVTILTVTTMPGNDVTHPVPDNTGYITEGQFYLHDGILDPFGSLSRLKQQVIGKTTREDHGQVMNTMVRLYADSQEAQRKEAMAFELSPYDRQALRFGKLFVQRFMAIDQDLDLDSALNLAWQTMAECFSPEELLMKESLVDKYFPAEGREGTEAQIKHDRVE, encoded by the coding sequence ATGCCCCTGCCGTCCCGCATGCTCATCCGTACCCGGGTGCTGGCCATCGTCGGCAACCTGCTGACGGTGCGGGCCTCGGGTGTGGGCTACGGCGAGCTGGCCATGGTGGAGAACCCGGACGGCGAGCGCTCCCTGGCCCAGGTGGTGGAGCTTGACGCCGAGCGGGTCTCGCTGCAGGTCTTTGCCGGCGGCCGCGGCCTGTCCACCGGCGCCACGGTGCGCTTCCTGGGCCATCCCATGGGCGTGACCTACTCCCCCCATATCCTGGGCCGGATCTTCGACGGCGCCGGCCGACCCCGGGACGGCGGTCCGGAGCTGGCCGGTGAGCCGGTGGTGGCCATCGGCGGCCCCACCATCAATCCCTTGCTGCGGGTGCTGCCGAAGCGGATGATCCACACCCGCATCCCCATGATCGATCTTTTCAACTGTCTGGTCGAAGGCCAGAAGATTCCGATCTTTTCCGTGTCCGGCGAGCCCTACAATGCCCTCTTGGCCCGCATTGCGGTGCAGGCCGACGCCGACGTGGTGGTCTTTGCCGGCCTGGGCCTCATCTTCGATGACTTCCACCATTTCCGCACCGTGTTCCAGGACGCCGGGGTCCTGGGCCGCACCATCATGTATGTCAACCTGGCTTCGGACCCGGTGGTGGAGCGGCTCCTGGCCCCGGACCTGGCGTTGAAGGTCGCCGAGCGGCTGGCGGTGGAGGAAGGCCGGCGGGTGCTGGTCCTCATGACCGACATGACCGCCTATGCCGACGCCATGAAGGAGATCGGCATCGCCATGGAGCGGGTGCCGGCCAACCGGGGCTACCTGGGAGACCTGTACAGCCAGCTGGCCCAGCGCTACGAGCGGGCCTGCGAGCTGAAAGGGGCCGGCTCGGTGACCATCCTCACCGTCACCACCATGCCGGGCAACGATGTCACCCACCCGGTCCCGGACAACACCGGCTACATCACCGAGGGCCAGTTCTACCTGCACGACGGCATCCTCGACCCCTTCGGCTCCCTGTCGCGCCTCAAGCAGCAGGTGATCGGCAAGACCACCCGGGAGGACCACGGCCAGGTGATGAACACCATGGTCCGCCTCTACGCCGACAGCCAGGAGGCCCAGCGCAAGGAGGCCATGGCCTTCGAGCTGTCGCCCTACGACCGCCAGGCCCTGCGCTTCGGCAAGCTGTTCGTCCAGCGCTTCATGGCCATCGATCAGGATCTCGATCTGGATTCCGCCCTCAACCTGGCCTGGCAGACCATGGCGGAGTGCTTTTCGCCGGAGGAGCTCCTCATGAAGGAATCCCTGGTGGACAAGTACTTCCCGGCTGAGGGCCGCGAAGGCACAGAGGCCCAGATTAAGCATGACCGGGTGGAGTAG